The genomic window TGTACCAGATCGAGGGGGATTGGGGGAGGAGGTCGAGGGCATGGCGGTGTGGCGCTGTTCATCCTGCGGCTTTGAGAAGGAGGCCCGGTGCAAGCCCAAGAAGTGCCCGCAGTGTAACGGCAAGGACACCTTTGTCAAGAAGGCGTAAGTCGGGACCGGGATGAG from Bacillota bacterium includes these protein-coding regions:
- a CDS encoding RCKP-type rubredoxin-like domain-containing protein, with protein sequence MAVWRCSSCGFEKEARCKPKKCPQCNGKDTFVKKA